The Mobula hypostoma unplaced genomic scaffold, sMobHyp1.1 scaffold_36, whole genome shotgun sequence genome window below encodes:
- the LOC134341656 gene encoding zinc finger protein 229-like, with amino-acid sequence MSPQRVHTREQQFTCSDCGKGFIKSYQLKVHQRVHTGERPFTCSDCGKGFTLSSSLLIHQRFHTGDRAFTCSVCGKGFHRPADLHRHHQFHTGEKPFTCPDCGKGFTLLSHLQRHQSVHTRERPFTCSVCGKTFTQSFHLQRHRSVHTGERPFTCSDCGKGFTQTASLLRHQRVHTGEKLFTHSERGKGFTRSSDPLAHQRVHTGERPFTCSDCGKGFTCSSQLKVHQRVHTGERPFTCSDCGKTFTQSSNLQMHQRIHTGERPFTCSDCGKGFIQAASLLKHQRVHTGEKPFTCSECGKGFTRSSDLLAHQRVHTGERLFTRSERGKGFSQSSDPLAHQRVHTGERPFTCSDCGKGFTCSSQLKVHQRVHTGERPFTCSDCGKGFTQSSNLQMHQRIHTGEKPFTCPDCGKGFTQAASLLKHQQIHTG; translated from the coding sequence ATGTCTccccagcgagttcacaccagggAGCAGCAGTTCAcgtgctcggactgtgggaagggattcattaaatcatatcaactgaaggtacatcagcgagttcacactggagagaggccgttcacctgctcagactgtgggaagggattcactctatCATCCAGCCTACTAATACACCAGCGATTTCACACTGGGGACAGGgcgttcacctgctctgtctgtgggaagggattccatCGACCAGCTGACCTTCATAGACACCACCAATTTCACAcaggggagaagccgttcacctgcccagattgtgggaaaggattcactttaCTATCTCACCtgcagagacaccagtcagttcacaccagggagaggccgttcacctgctcagtctgtggaaaGACATTCACCCAGTCAttccacctacagagacaccggtcagttcacacaggggagaggccgttcacctgctctgactgtgggaagggattcactcagacaGCTAGCCTactgagacaccagcgagttcacacaggggagaagctgttcaccCACTCAGAacgtgggaagggattcactcggtcatctgatccgctggcacaccagcgagttcacactggagagaggccattcacctgctcagactgtgggaagggattcacttgctcatctcaactgaaggtacatcagcgagttcacactggagagaggccattcacttgctcagactgtgggaagacctTCACTCAATCATCCAACCTACAGAtgcaccagcgaattcacacaggggagaggccgttcacctgctctgactgtgggaagggattcattcaggCAGCTAGCCTACtgaaacaccagcgagttcacactggggagaagccattcacctgctcagaatgtgggaaaggattcactcggtcatctgatctgctggcacaccagcgagttcacactggggagaggctgttcaccCGCTCAGAACGTGGGAAGGGATTCTCTCAGTCATCTGATCCGCTGGCACACCAGcgggttcacactggagagaggccattcacctgctcagactgtgggaagggattcacttgctcatctcaactgaaggtacatcagcgagttcacactggagagaggccattcacttgctcagactgtgggaagggattcactcaatcatccAACCTTCAGAtgcaccagcgaattcacactggggagaagccattcacctgcccagactgtgggaagggattcactcaggcaGCTAGTCTACTAAAACACCAGCAAATTCATACTGGGTAG